The following proteins come from a genomic window of Marispirochaeta sp.:
- a CDS encoding sugar ABC transporter permease: protein MKKAVHENLTSYVFLAPWLIGFFALTLYPMFYSLFLSFTQYNLSQPPQWIGLRNFIVMFGGNDQFRGDERFLNSVMVTFNFVFVSVPLKLVFALMVAMLMNKKLKLIPLYRALFYIPTLLGGSVAIAVLWRRIFAADGLLNLILGNVFGMKDLPAWISNPKYSLMTLILLAIWQFGSPMIIFLAGLQQIPKEYYEASDVDGAGKIRQFFVITLPGLSPIIFFNFVMQMVSAFQSFTQAFIVSGGSGGPLDSTMFYSLYLYIKGFGFSEMGYAAAMAWGLLVMIAVLTAAAFKISGTLVTYGSGE from the coding sequence ATGAAAAAAGCAGTTCATGAGAATCTTACATCCTATGTTTTTCTCGCTCCCTGGCTGATCGGATTTTTTGCGCTGACACTCTACCCCATGTTTTATTCCCTCTTCCTCTCTTTTACGCAGTACAACCTGAGCCAGCCGCCCCAATGGATCGGCCTGCGGAATTTCATTGTCATGTTCGGAGGAAACGATCAGTTCCGGGGAGATGAGCGTTTTCTGAATTCCGTCATGGTTACCTTTAACTTTGTTTTTGTTTCTGTACCTTTAAAGCTGGTTTTCGCCCTTATGGTCGCCATGCTCATGAACAAAAAGCTGAAACTGATCCCGCTGTACCGGGCTCTGTTCTATATTCCCACCCTGCTGGGCGGTTCGGTGGCCATTGCGGTTCTGTGGAGACGGATTTTCGCCGCCGACGGTCTTCTTAATCTGATTCTGGGAAACGTCTTCGGCATGAAAGATCTGCCGGCCTGGATTTCCAATCCAAAGTATTCCCTTATGACCCTGATTCTGCTGGCCATATGGCAGTTCGGATCTCCCATGATTATCTTTCTGGCCGGACTGCAGCAGATTCCCAAAGAGTACTATGAAGCCTCCGACGTAGACGGTGCAGGCAAGATTCGCCAGTTTTTTGTGATTACCCTCCCGGGGCTGTCGCCGATTATCTTCTTTAATTTTGTTATGCAGATGGTCAGCGCTTTTCAGTCCTTTACCCAGGCATTCATTGTATCCGGAGGATCGGGCGGCCCGCTGGATTCGACAATGTTCTACAGCCTGTATCTGTATATCAAGGGATTCGGATTTTCGGAAATGGGATACGCCGCCGCCATGGCCTGGGGTCTTCTGGTTATGATCGCGGTCCTGACCGCAGCCGCCTTTAAGATTTCAGGAACTCTGGTTACCTACGGAAGCGGAGAATAA
- a CDS encoding carbohydrate ABC transporter permease, protein MSLKKASKWNRFLTNIFVISLGIGMLYPILWLIGASFKPSNMIFTDPGIMPESFTLENYGKGWQGIGIVGFGTFFLNSFIICIMSSAGNVMFCSLTAYAFARLKFVGKRLWFALMMMTLMLPAHVTIIPRYIMFRTFGWINTFLPIIVPKFFATDAFFIFLLVQFIRGLPKDIDESATIDGCSKFGIYIRIILPLTVPALITTILFSFLWTWDDFFNQLLYLTSPDKYTVPMGLRLFLDASGMSSWGPMFAMSALSLVPAFILFFSLQKYFVRGIATTGIKG, encoded by the coding sequence ATGAGCCTTAAAAAAGCATCGAAATGGAACAGATTTCTTACAAATATTTTTGTCATTTCCCTGGGAATCGGGATGCTTTATCCGATTCTCTGGCTGATCGGCGCATCCTTCAAGCCCAGTAATATGATTTTTACAGACCCTGGAATTATGCCCGAAAGCTTTACCCTGGAAAATTACGGCAAAGGCTGGCAGGGCATCGGGATTGTAGGCTTTGGTACCTTTTTTCTGAACAGTTTCATTATTTGTATTATGAGCAGTGCAGGCAATGTCATGTTCTGTTCTTTAACAGCCTATGCCTTTGCCAGGCTGAAGTTCGTGGGAAAAAGGCTGTGGTTCGCTCTGATGATGATGACACTGATGCTTCCGGCCCATGTGACGATTATTCCCCGGTACATCATGTTCCGGACCTTTGGCTGGATCAATACTTTTCTGCCGATTATCGTGCCCAAGTTCTTTGCTACCGACGCCTTTTTCATTTTTCTTCTGGTCCAGTTTATCAGGGGACTTCCGAAGGATATAGATGAATCGGCCACGATCGACGGCTGCAGCAAGTTCGGAATTTACATCAGGATCATCCTGCCTTTGACGGTACCGGCGCTGATTACAACCATTCTGTTTTCTTTTCTCTGGACCTGGGATGATTTTTTTAATCAGCTGCTGTATCTGACGTCGCCGGATAAATACACCGTTCCCATGGGACTGAGACTCTTTCTGGATGCTTCAGGCATGTCATCCTGGGGACCGATGTTCGCCATGTCGGCGCTTTCGCTGGTACCGGCGTTCATTCTCTTCTTCTCACTGCAGAAGTACTTTGTGAGGGGAATCGCAACTACAGGAATCAAGGGATAG
- a CDS encoding extracellular solute-binding protein translates to MKKTMLALLLSLTGLAMIFAGGTKEGTAADDGSTVIRWAYWGSGERVTISQEAIDLYESRNPEIRVNPEVSGGAGDHFVKVDTQLAGGNGPDIIQMGGNIYDYADVLLPLDKYAGTILNVEVIDPSAVASGTINGKLLGVSTGVTMPSLVYNKTMIKKAGAPLPPKSMTYAEFRDYLVMLKDRLPAGVYPMQDIGVMSSNSTPFGYWTRYNGTPLYNAKTNTTSVTAAAARKYLELFKDFRDNGLIPPADIASGYAEGNADSSALIAGKVAIAYLFTNQLSGYQAATTDKLDLIEFPGAAETKALWQAPSQFYTVNKDSSHPEETVKFINFLVNDPGAARILGSNRGASASARAAGSSSESDQTVLDYMSVAAPHSSPETDHVPNDTEFNSTLFLIYQRVAFGQISPAEGGGQIHDLLLRMIEK, encoded by the coding sequence ATGAAAAAGACAATGTTGGCTTTGCTCCTTTCCCTGACAGGACTGGCAATGATTTTTGCCGGAGGGACTAAGGAAGGCACGGCGGCAGACGACGGTTCTACCGTAATCCGCTGGGCCTACTGGGGCAGCGGAGAGAGGGTAACGATCAGCCAGGAAGCGATTGATCTGTATGAATCCCGCAATCCGGAAATCCGGGTGAATCCCGAGGTCTCCGGAGGGGCCGGAGACCATTTTGTGAAGGTTGATACCCAGCTTGCCGGAGGAAACGGTCCCGATATCATTCAGATGGGAGGAAATATCTACGATTATGCGGATGTTCTTCTGCCCCTGGATAAGTATGCCGGTACTATTCTGAATGTGGAGGTTATCGATCCCAGTGCGGTGGCATCCGGTACCATCAATGGAAAACTGTTGGGCGTCTCCACCGGGGTTACCATGCCTTCTCTGGTGTACAACAAAACGATGATCAAGAAAGCCGGGGCTCCCCTTCCCCCGAAATCCATGACCTACGCGGAGTTCCGGGATTACCTGGTAATGCTGAAAGACAGACTTCCCGCGGGGGTGTATCCCATGCAGGATATCGGTGTAATGTCCAGCAACTCCACTCCCTTCGGTTACTGGACCCGCTATAACGGAACCCCTTTATACAACGCGAAAACCAACACCACATCCGTAACTGCCGCCGCGGCCAGGAAATATCTGGAACTTTTTAAAGATTTCCGCGATAATGGTTTAATACCCCCCGCCGATATTGCCTCCGGCTATGCCGAGGGCAATGCTGATTCTTCGGCCCTGATCGCCGGCAAGGTAGCAATTGCCTATCTGTTTACGAACCAGCTGAGCGGATACCAGGCCGCCACTACCGATAAACTGGACCTGATAGAGTTTCCCGGTGCTGCCGAAACTAAAGCCCTCTGGCAGGCGCCCAGTCAATTTTATACAGTAAACAAGGACTCCAGTCATCCGGAGGAAACCGTCAAGTTCATCAACTTCCTGGTTAATGATCCCGGCGCGGCCCGCATTCTGGGCAGTAATCGCGGAGCCTCTGCCAGTGCCCGTGCCGCCGGATCCAGTTCAGAGAGCGACCAGACCGTTCTGGACTACATGTCCGTGGCAGCCCCCCACTCTTCCCCGGAAACTGACCATGTTCCCAACGATACTGAATTTAACAGCACTCTGTTTCTGATCTACCAGAGAGTGGCTTTCGGCCAGATCAGCCCTGCCGAAGGCGGTGGGCAGATTCATGATCTTCTGCTCAGAATGATTGAAAAGTAA
- a CDS encoding glycoside hydrolase family 43 protein — MIHRQDLQIRDPFILPASSEQRYYLFGTTDKDPWNRKGVGFNAYYSSDLEHFEGPFQVFSPSDGFWGTHDFWAPEPHIYRGRYYLLATFTSEKHRRGTQILSSASILGPYEPLVNTAITPEEWECLDGTLHVDDAGTAWMIFCHEWVQINDGAICAMSLSPDLIRAAGVPRLLFRSSAAPWSRPQERRDGSGIRDARVTDGPFLHRQQDGQLVMLWSSLGEQGYAMGCAVSESGSVTGPWRQNPEPLVIRDGGHGMVFRDFSGRLQMTWHTPNTTPYERFVYHEVRESPEGLILTDPTEEL, encoded by the coding sequence ATGATACACAGACAGGATCTTCAGATCAGGGACCCTTTTATTCTCCCTGCGTCTTCTGAACAGCGCTATTACCTTTTTGGAACAACAGACAAGGATCCCTGGAACAGGAAGGGTGTCGGATTTAACGCATACTACAGTTCCGATCTGGAACACTTCGAAGGCCCTTTTCAGGTGTTTTCGCCTTCTGACGGATTCTGGGGGACTCACGATTTCTGGGCGCCGGAGCCTCATATATACAGGGGCCGGTATTATCTTTTGGCCACCTTTACATCCGAAAAACACCGCAGAGGAACCCAGATCCTTTCGTCCGCTTCTATCCTGGGGCCCTACGAACCTCTTGTAAACACCGCTATTACACCGGAAGAATGGGAGTGCCTTGACGGCACCCTGCATGTGGATGATGCAGGAACAGCCTGGATGATCTTCTGTCATGAGTGGGTCCAGATCAATGACGGTGCAATCTGTGCGATGTCCCTGAGTCCTGATCTGATCCGCGCCGCGGGAGTTCCCCGTCTGCTGTTTCGCTCTTCGGCGGCACCCTGGTCCCGCCCTCAGGAGCGGCGGGACGGTTCTGGAATCCGGGATGCCCGGGTAACAGACGGCCCCTTTCTGCACCGTCAGCAGGACGGGCAGCTGGTCATGCTCTGGTCCAGCCTGGGAGAACAGGGTTATGCAATGGGCTGCGCGGTCTCCGAAAGCGGATCTGTGACCGGTCCATGGCGGCAAAACCCGGAACCGCTGGTGATACGGGACGGCGGACATGGTATGGTATTCAGGGATTTTTCCGGACGGCTGCAGATGACCTGGCATACACCGAATACGACCCCCTATGAGCGTTTTGTGTATCATGAAGTCAGGGAGTCCCCGGAAGGATTGATTCTGACTGACCCGACAGAGGAATTATGA
- a CDS encoding cellulase family glycosylhydrolase: protein MHFWREQKRGSNAFLHNYRPDYFKEAKAAGIQYLRYGPDLLPSDSKDFLIGDLDNFTHINQKDLATLRSILDDAYNNGIGIVLTMFELPGHRYGNPREVETDCRLWQDEQFWFQSFEFWKQLAEALKDHPAIVAYNPINEPVAAYAYGFEDPGRRFTRWLDNTRGTTADLNLFNKLMVTSIREADKLTPIMLDGYFWADPKGLPYMEAIEDPNILYAFHNPAPWIFSSLEGNKGKYSYPAAMPKYWNGPAVPWTLNDLETFLDPVVLFMEKNRIQDYQIVASEFWCNRRIHGCAEYFNDLISLYNKNNWHWGFWQFRADGSYTGLDYELGDAPDSGLYIVKSHKKGIDPDKLKSRSPNPVWNVLSAALKEEEITDAADTRTLPVPALEEEINRLITALHNEEWIVQDAAALDLAEMGSKAYGAVPHLLVLLEHEEWIVRRSSIYALSKIGALQDRMIRNAIRKLKKDPEEHVRIEANLALGLLRIDKRAQ from the coding sequence ATGCATTTCTGGCGGGAACAGAAACGGGGATCCAACGCTTTTTTGCATAATTATCGACCGGATTATTTTAAAGAGGCAAAAGCTGCCGGAATACAGTACCTGCGCTACGGACCCGATTTGCTTCCCTCCGATTCAAAAGACTTTCTGATCGGGGACCTTGATAATTTTACGCATATAAATCAAAAAGATCTGGCGACATTGCGAAGCATTCTGGATGATGCATATAACAACGGTATAGGAATCGTACTCACCATGTTCGAGCTTCCCGGTCACAGATACGGGAACCCGCGGGAAGTCGAAACAGATTGCCGTTTATGGCAGGATGAACAGTTCTGGTTTCAATCATTTGAATTCTGGAAGCAGCTTGCTGAGGCCCTTAAAGACCATCCTGCAATTGTCGCATACAACCCGATAAACGAACCTGTTGCCGCATATGCATATGGCTTTGAAGACCCGGGCAGAAGGTTTACAAGATGGCTGGACAACACACGGGGGACTACAGCAGATTTGAATCTCTTTAATAAACTGATGGTTACGTCAATCAGGGAGGCAGACAAGTTAACTCCGATTATGCTGGACGGATATTTCTGGGCGGATCCCAAAGGGCTGCCCTATATGGAAGCAATTGAGGATCCTAATATTCTTTATGCTTTTCACAATCCCGCCCCATGGATTTTTTCCTCCCTGGAAGGCAATAAAGGTAAATACAGTTACCCGGCGGCAATGCCGAAATACTGGAATGGGCCCGCCGTACCCTGGACATTAAATGATCTTGAAACGTTTCTGGATCCTGTTGTGCTGTTTATGGAGAAAAATCGAATACAGGATTATCAGATTGTCGCAAGTGAATTCTGGTGTAACAGGAGGATTCACGGCTGCGCGGAATATTTTAATGACCTGATATCTCTTTACAATAAAAATAACTGGCATTGGGGGTTTTGGCAATTCCGTGCGGATGGCAGTTATACCGGACTTGATTACGAGCTTGGCGATGCACCCGATTCAGGGCTTTATATTGTCAAATCACATAAAAAGGGAATAGACCCGGATAAGCTGAAAAGCCGTTCTCCTAATCCTGTTTGGAATGTTTTATCCGCCGCCTTAAAAGAGGAAGAAATCACAGACGCTGCTGATACCAGGACGTTACCGGTCCCTGCACTGGAAGAAGAGATCAACAGATTAATTACTGCACTCCACAATGAAGAGTGGATAGTACAGGATGCTGCAGCGTTGGATTTGGCTGAAATGGGATCAAAGGCTTACGGAGCCGTACCGCATTTACTGGTACTTCTGGAACATGAAGAATGGATTGTCAGAAGATCTTCCATCTACGCTCTTTCGAAAATCGGCGCTTTGCAGGATAGAATGATCAGAAATGCAATCAGGAAATTGAAAAAGGATCCTGAAGAACATGTACGAATCGAAGCAAATCTTGCTTTGGGTTTATTGAGGATTGATAAACGGGCGCAATAA
- a CDS encoding NAD(P)-dependent oxidoreductase has protein sequence MTKRILFTGGTGKAGKHVIPWLVEKGYRVLNFDLKPLDSPDVHTLIGDVTDSGQVFNAMTTHFGFDGLKEGAAPGPVDAVVHFAAVPRILINTDNETYRVNVIGTYNIIEAALKLGIRKVVIASSETTYGVCFAEGDTDYHSFPLDEEYDVDPMDSYGLSKVVNERTARGLAARFKADVYALRIGNVIEPHEYSNFPGYLADPPSRKRNAWSYVDARDLAQIVHLCLEKDGLGFQIFNAVNDTITAELPTEEFLARWSPGVPLTRPLPGDEAPLSNRKAREILGFKEQHNWREELEKLQK, from the coding sequence ATGACAAAGCGAATACTATTCACCGGCGGAACCGGAAAAGCCGGTAAGCATGTAATCCCCTGGCTGGTGGAAAAGGGGTACCGGGTACTGAATTTTGATCTGAAACCCCTGGATTCTCCCGACGTGCATACGCTTATCGGCGATGTAACCGACAGCGGGCAGGTTTTTAATGCCATGACTACCCATTTCGGGTTTGACGGGCTGAAAGAGGGTGCTGCTCCGGGACCGGTGGATGCGGTAGTCCACTTTGCCGCGGTTCCCAGAATCCTGATCAACACCGATAACGAGACCTATCGGGTAAACGTAATCGGGACCTATAATATAATCGAAGCAGCCTTGAAACTTGGAATCCGCAAGGTTGTAATTGCTTCAAGCGAAACGACCTATGGCGTCTGTTTTGCCGAGGGAGATACTGATTATCATAGTTTCCCCCTGGATGAGGAGTACGATGTCGATCCCATGGACAGCTATGGACTATCCAAGGTGGTTAATGAACGTACCGCACGGGGATTGGCTGCCAGGTTCAAGGCGGATGTCTATGCCCTGCGGATCGGGAATGTGATCGAACCCCACGAATACAGCAACTTTCCTGGCTACCTTGCGGACCCGCCTTCGCGCAAGCGGAATGCCTGGAGCTATGTGGATGCCCGGGATCTGGCGCAGATTGTACATCTCTGTCTTGAAAAAGACGGGCTGGGTTTTCAGATTTTCAATGCTGTAAACGACACAATCACCGCAGAGCTTCCTACAGAGGAATTTCTCGCCCGCTGGTCACCTGGAGTTCCCCTGACACGGCCCCTTCCCGGGGATGAGGCACCCCTCTCCAACCGTAAAGCCCGGGAAATCCTTGGATTCAAAGAGCAGCATAACTGGCGCGAGGAGCTTGAGAAACTGCAGAAGTAG